The Schistocerca gregaria isolate iqSchGreg1 chromosome 2, iqSchGreg1.2, whole genome shotgun sequence genome contains the following window.
gtgctgtcggcaaggcagtgctgtcggcgaggcagtgctgtcggcaaggcagtgctgtcggcaaggcagtgctgtcggcaaggcagtgCTGTCTCGCTGGTCCATCACATTCAAGCGTGAAGCAGAGCTGTTGGCCAAGCACATCATGTGCGGACATGAGGCAATGTGGTCGGATAGGCCAATCGTGTGCTGCCATCAGGCAGTGTGGTCCGCCAGACCCAGTAAGTGCAGTCGGAAGGCAGTGGCTTCGGCCAGGCTCAtgaagtgcagacgagaggcagtgccttcggcccGGACCATCAATTGCAGTCGTGTGGCAGTGCTGTCGggaaggcccatcaggtgcagtcgtgaggcagtgctgtcgggaaggcccatcaggtgcagtcgtgaggcagtgctttcaggaaggcccatcaggtgcagtcgtgaggcagtgctgtcgggaaGGCTTATCAGGTGCAGTcgggaggcagtgctgtcagctagGCACATCAGGTGCAGTCGGGAGGCTGTGCTGTCAGCAAGGCACATCAGGTGCAGTCGGGATGCTGTGATgtcagcaaggcccatcaggtgctgtcTCGAGGCGGTGATGTCGGAAAGGACCATCAAGTGCAGTTGTGTGGCAGTGTGGTCGGCCATGCCCATCAAGTGCAGTGATGAGGCAATGCTTTCGGCCAGGTCCATCAGATCCGGTAGTGACACAGTGGAGTTGGCCAGGCCtattagatgtagtcctgtggttggACAAGCCAGCCCCATCAGTTACAGTCAGAAAGGATAATCAGGCGAATCCTTGTAGTCATTTAAGCCAATGAGGTGTGGTTGTAATGAAGTGGGGTCATCTTAGCCCACCAGGAACGGCCTTGAGGTAGTACGGTCGGAAAGCTGCATGAAGTGCAGCCGTGTGGCAGTGCTGTCGGCCAGCCTCATTTGGTGCAGTCgtgtggcagtgctgtcggcaaggcccatcaggtgcagttgtGAGGCAGTGCGGCCGGCGAGGCACATCAGGTGCGGAcaggaggcagtgctgtcggcaaggcccatcagttgcagacgtgaggcagtgctgtcatcaAGGCCCATCAtttgcagacgtgaggcagtgcagtcatcaaggcccaTCAtttgcagacgtgaggcagtgctgtcatcaAGGCCCATCAtttgcagacgtgaggcagtgctgtcatcaaggcccatcaggtgcagatgtgaggcagtgccttcggccaggcccatcaagtgcagaccataggcagtgcgttcggccaggcccatcaagtgcagaccataggcagtgcgttcggccaggcccatcaagtgcagaccataggcagtgccttcggccaggcccatcaagtgtagACGAGATGCAGTGCCATCGGccagcccatcaagtgcagacgagaggcagtgcgttcagccaggcccatcaagtgcagacgagaggcagtgcgttcggccaggcccatcaagtgcagacgagaggcagtgcgttcggccaggcccatcaagtgcagacgagaggcagtgcattcggccaggcccatcaagtggagacgagaggcagtgcgtaagGCCATGTCCATCAAGTGCCGTGATGAGGCAATGCTTTCGGCCAGGTCCATCAGATCCGGTAGTGAAGCAGTGGAGTTGGCCAGGCCcattagatgtagtcctgtggttggACAAGCCAGCCAGATCAGTTACAGTCAGAAAGGCCAATCAGCCGATTCCGTGTAGTCATCCAGGCAAATGAGGTGTGGAAGTAATGAAGTGGGGTCATCTTAGCCCACCAGGTGCGGCCTTGGAACAGTATGGTCGCCCAGCCGCATGAGGTGCAGTTGTGTGGCAGTGCTGTCGGGAAGGCCTATCAGGTGCAGTCgtgtggcagtgctgtcggcaaggcccatcaggagcTGTCTCGATGCACTGATGTTGGCAAGGACCATCAAGtggagacgagaggcagtgcgttcggccaggcccatcaagtgcagacgagaggcagtgcgttcggccaggaccatcaagtggagacgagaggcagtgcgttcggccatgtcCATCAAGTGCCGTGATGAGGCAATGCTTACGGCCAGGTCCATCAGATCCGGTAGTGAAGCAAAGGAGTTGGTCAGGCCcattagatgtagtcctgtggttcgACAAGCCAGCCAGATCAGTTACAGTCAGAAAAGCCAATCAGGTGATTCCGTGTAATCATCCAGGCAAATGATGTGTGGTCGTAATGAAGTGGGGTCATCTTAGCCCACCAGGTGCGGCCTTGAGGCAGTATGGTCGCCCAGCCGCATGAGGTGCAGTCgtgtggcagtgctgtcggcaaggcccatcaggtgcagtcgtgtggcagtgccgtcggcaaggcccatcaggtgcagtcgtgtggcagtgatgtcggcaaggcccatcaggagcTGTCTCGATGCACTGATGTTGGCAaggaccatcaagtgcagacgagaggcagtgcgttcggccaggcccatcaagtgcagacgagaagcagtgcgttcggccaggcccatcaagtgcagacgtgaggcagtgcgttcggccagacccatcaagtgcagacgagaatcagtgcgttcggccaggcccatcaactgcagacgagaggcagtgcgttcggccaggcccatcaactgcagacgagaggcagtgcgttcggccaggcccatcaactgcagacgagaggcagtgcgttcggccaggcccatcaactgcagacgagaggcagtgcgttcggccaggcccatcaagtgcagacgagaggcagtgcgttcggccaggcccatcaagtgcagacgagaggcagtgccttcggccaggcccatcaagtgcagaccataggcagtgccttcggccaggcccatcaagtgcagtccataggcagtgcgttcggccaggcccatcaagtgcagaccataggcagtgcgttcggccaggcccatcaagtgcagacgagaggcagtgcgttcggccaggcccatcaagtgcagacgagaggcagtgcgttcggccaggcgcatcaagtgcagaccataggcagtgcgttcggccaggcccatcaagtgcaggccataggcagtgccttcggccagaCCCATCAagcgcagacgagaggcagtgccttcggccaggcccatcaagtgcagacgagaggcagtgcgttcggccaggccatcaagtgcagacgagaggcagtgcgttcggccaggcccatcaagtgcagacgagaggcagtgcgttcggccaggcccatcaagtgcagacgagaggcagtgtgttcggccaggcccatcaagtgcagacgagaggcagtgcgttcggccaggcccatcaagtggagacgagaggcagtgcgttcggccatgtcCATCAAGTGCCGTGATGAGGCAATGCTTTCGGCCAGGTCCATCAGATCCGGTAGTGAAGCAGTGGAGTTGGCCAGGCCcattagatgtagtcctgtggttcgACAAGCCAGCCAGATCAGTTACAGTCAGAAAAGCCAATCAGGCGATTCCGTGTAATCATCCAGGCAAATGATGTGTGGTCGTAATGAAGTGGTGTCATCTTAGCCCACCAGGTGCGGCCTTGAGGCAGTATGGTCGCCCAGCCGCATGAGGTGCAGTCGTGTGGCAGTGCGGTCTGCAAGGCCTATCATGTGCAGTCgtgtggcagtgctgtcggcaaggcccatcaggagcTGTCTCGATGCACTGATGTTGGCAAGGACCATcatgtgcagacgagaggcagtgcgttcggccaggcccttcaagtgcagacgagaagcagtgcgttcggccaggcccatcaagtgcagacgagagggagTGCGTTCGGCCagacccatcaagtgcagacgagaatcAGTGTGTTAGGCCAGGACCATcaattgcagacgagaggcagtgcgttcggccaggcccatcaattgcagacgagaggcagtgcgttcggctaggcccatcaagtgcagacgagaggcagtgcgttcggccaggcccatcaactgcagacgagaggcagtgcgttcggccaggccatcaactgcagacgagaggcagtgcgttcggccaggcccatcaactgcagacgagaggcagtgcgttcggccaggagcatcaactgcagacgagaggcagtgcgttcggccaggcccatcaagtgcagacgagaggcagtgcgttcggccaggcccatcaagtgcagacgagaggcagtgcgttcggccaggcccatcaagtgcagacgagaggcattgCGTTCgaacaggcccatcaagtgcagacgagaggcattgCGTTcgtccaggcccatcaagtgcagacgagaggcagtgcgttcggccagcccatcaagtgcagaccgtaggcagtgcgttcggccaggcccatcaagtgcagaccataggcagtgcgttcggccaggcccatcaagtgcagaccataggcagtgcgttcggccaagcccatcaaggtcagaccataggcagtgctttcggccaggcccatcaagtgcagacgagaggcagtgccttcggccaggcccatcaagtgcagaccataggcagtgcgttcggccaggcccatcaagtgcagaccataggcagtgcgttcggccaggcccatcaagtgcagaccataggcagtgccttcggccaggcccatcaagtgtagACGAGATGCAGTGCCATCGGccagcccatcaagtgcagacgagaggcagtgcgttcagccaggcccatcaagtgcagaggagaggcagtgcgttcggccaggcccatcaagtatagacgagaggcagtgcgttcggccaggcccatcaagtgcagacgagaggcagtgcattcagccaggcccatcaagtggagacgagaggcagtgcgtaagGCCATGTCCATCAAGTGCCGTGATGAGGCAATGCTTTCGGCCAGGTCCATCAGATCCGGTAGTGAAGCAGTGGAGTTGGCCAGGCCcattagatgtagtcctgtggttggACAAGCCAGCCAGATCAGTTACAGTCAGAAAGGCCAATCAGCCGATTCCGTGTAGTCATCCATTCAAATGAGGTGTGGAAGTAATGAAGTGGGGTCATCTTAGCCCACCAGGTGCGGCCTTGGAACAGTATGGTCGCCCAGCCGCATGAGGTGCAGTTGTGTGGCAGTGCTGTCGGGAAGGCCTATCAGGTGCAGTCgtgtggcagtgctgtcggcaaggcccatcaggagcTGTCTCGATGCACTGATGTTGGCAaggaccatcaagtgcagacgagaggcagtgcgttcggccaggcccatcaagtgcagacgagaagcaGTGCGTCCGGCCaggaccatcaagtgcagacgagaggcagtgcgtttggccagacccatcgagtgcagacgagaaTCAGTGTGTTAGGCCAGGACCATcaattgcagacgagaggcagtgcgttcggccaggcccatcaagtgcagacgagaggcagtgcgttcagccaGGCGCATCAAGTGCAGAattgaggcagtgcgttcggccaggcccatcaagtgcagaccataggcagtgcgttcggccaggcccatcaagtgcagaccataggcagtgcgttcggccaggaccatcaagtgcagaccataggcagtgcgttcggccaggaccatcaagtgcagacgagaggcagtgcgttcggccaggcccatcaactgcagacgagaggcagtgcgttcggccaggcccatcaactgcagacgagaggcagtgcgttcggccaggcccatcaactgcagacgagaggcagtgcgttcggccaggcccatcaactgcagacgagaggcagtgcgttcggccaggcccatcaactgcagacgagaggcagtgcgttcggccaggcccatcaactgcagacgagaggcagtgcgttcggccaggcccatcaagtgcagacgagaggcagtgcgttcggccaggcccatcaagtgcagacgagaggcagtgccttcggccaggcccatcaagtgcagaccataggcagtgccttcggccaggcccatcaagtgcagtccataggcagtgcgttcggccaggcccatcaagtgcagaccataggcagtgcgttcggccaagcccatcaaggtcagaccataggcagtgccttcggccaggcccatcaagtgcagacgagaggcagtgcgttcggccaggcgcatcaagtgcagaccataggcagtgcgttcggccaggcccatcaagtgcaggccataggcagtgccttcggccagaCCCATCAagcgcagacgagaggcagtgccttcggccaggcccatcaagtgcagacgagaggcagtgcgttcggccaggccatcaagtgcagacgagaggcagtgcgttcggccaggcccatcaagtgcagacgagaggcagtgcgttcggccaggcccatcaagtgcagacgagaggcagtgtgttcggccaggcccatcaagtgcagacgagaggcagtgcgttcggccaggcccatcaagtggagacgagaggcagtgcgttcggccatgtcCATCAAGTGCCGTGATGAGGCAATGCTTTCGGCCAGGTCCATCAGATCCGGTAGTGAAGCAGTGGAGTTGGCCAGGCCcattagatgtagtcctgtggttcgACAAGCCAGCCAGATCAGTTACAGTCAGAAAAGCCAATCAGGCGATTCCGTGTAATCATCCAGGCAAATGATGTGTGGTCGTAATGAAGTGGGGTCATCTTAGCCCACCAGGTGCGGCCTTGAGGCAGTATGGTCGCCCAGCCGCATGAGGTGCAGTCGTGTGGCAGTGCGGTCTGCAAGGCCTATCATGTGCAGTCgtgtggcagtgctgtcggcaaggcccatcaggagcTGTCTCGATGCACTGATGTTGGCAAGGACCATcatgtgcagacgagaggcagtgcgttcggccaggcccttcaagtgcagacgagaagcagtgcgttcggccaggcccatcaagtgcagacgagagggagTGCGTTCGGCCagacccatcaagtgcagacgagaatcAGTGTGTTAGGCCAGGACCATcaattgcagacgagaggcagtgcgttcggccaggcccatcaattgcagacgagaggcagtgcgttcggctaggcccatcaagtgcagacgagaggcagtgcgttcggccaggcccatcaactgcagacgagaggcagtgcgttcggccaggccatcaactgcagacgagaggcagtgcgttcggccaggcccatcaactgcagacgagaggcagtgcgttcggccaggagcatcaactgcagacgagaggcagtgcgttcggccaggcccatcaagtgcagacgagaggcagtgcgttcggccaggcccatcaagtgcagacgagaggcagtgcgttcggccaggcccatcaagtgcagacgagaggcattgCGTTCgaacaggcccatcaagtgcagacgagaggcattgCGTTcgtccaggcccatcaagtgcagacgagaggcagtgcgttcggccagcccatcaagtgcagaccgtaggcagtgcgttcggccaggcccatcaagtgcagaccataggcagtgcgttcggccaggcccatcaagtgcagaccataggcagtgcgttcggccaagcccatcaaggtcagaccataggcagtgctttcggccaggcccatcaagtgcagacgagaggcagtgccttcggccaggcccatcaagtgcagaccataggcagtgcgttcggccaggcccatcaagtgcagaccataggcagtgcgttcggccaggcccatcaagtgcagaccataggcagtgccttcggccaggcccatcaagtgtagACGAGATGCAGTGCCATCGGccagcccatcaagtgcagacgagaggcagtgcgttcagccaggcccatcaagtgcagaggagaggcagtgcgttcggccaggcccatcaagtatagacgagaggcagtgcgttcggccaggcccatcaagtgcagacgagaggcagtgcattcagccaggcccatcaagtggagacgagaggcagtgcgtaagGCCATGTCCATCAAGTGCCGTGATGAGGCAATGCTTTCGGCCAGGTCCATCAGATCCGGTAGTGAAGCAGTGGAGTTGGCCAGGCCcattagatgtagtcctgtggttggACAAGCCAGCCAGATCAGTTACAGTCAGAAAGGCCAATCAGCCGATTCCGTGTAGTCATCCATTCAAATGAGGTGTGGAAGTAATGAAGTGGGGTCATCTTAGCCCACCAGGTGCGGCCTTGGAACAGTATGGTCGCCCAGCCGCATGAGGTGCAGTTGTGTGGCAGTGCTGTCGGGAAGGCCTATCAGGTGCAGTCgtgtggcagtgctgtcggcaaggcccatcaggagcTGTCTCGATGCACTGATGTTGGCAaggaccatcaagtgcagacgagaggcagtgcgttcggccaggcccatcaagtgcagacgagaagcaGTGCGTCCGGCCaggaccatcaagtgcagacgagaggcagtgcgtttggccagacccatcgagtgcagacgagaaTCAGTGTGTTAGGCCAGGACCATcaattgcagacgagaggcagtgcgttcggccaggcccatcaagtgcagacgagaggcagtgcgttcagccaGGCGCATCAAGTGCAGAattgaggcagtgcgttcggccaggcccatcaagtgcagaccataggcagtgcgttcggccaggcccatcaagtgcagaccataggcagtgcgttcggccaggaccatcaagtgcagaccataggcagtgcgttcggccaggaccaTCAAGTGctgaccataggcagtgcgttcggccaggaccatcaagtgcagaccataggcagtgcgttcggccaggcccatcaagtgcagaccataggcagtgcgttcggccaggcccatcaaggtcagaccataggcagtgcgttcggccaggcccatcaagtgcagacgagaggcagtgcctttggccaggcccatcaagtgcagacgagaggcagtgccttcggccaggcccatcaagtgcagacgagaggcagtgccttcggccaggcccatcaagtgcagacgagaggcagtgccttcggccaggcccatcaagtgcagacgagaggcagtgccttcggccaggcccatcaagtgcagacgagaggcagtgccttcggcctggcccatcaagtgcagacgagagtcagtgccttcggccaggcccatcaagtgcagacgagaggcagtgccttcggccaggcccatcaagtgcagacgagaggcagtgccttcggccaggcccatcaagtgcagacgagaggcagtgccttcggccaggctaatcaagtgcagacgagaggcagtgccttcggccaggcccatcaagtgcagacgagaggcagtgccttcggccaggcccatcaagtgcagacgagaggcagtgccttcggccaggcccatcaagtgcacacgagaggcagtgccttcggccaggcccttcaagtgcagacgagaggcagtgccttcggacaggcccatcaagtgcagacgagaggcagtgccttcggacaggcccatcaagtgcagacgagaggcagtgccttcggccaggcccatcaagtgcagacgagaggcagtgccttcggccaggcccatcaagtgcagacgagaggaagtgccttcggccaggcccatcaagtgcagacgagaggtagTGCCTTCGGGCAGGCCCAtctagtgcagacgagaggcagtgccttcggccaggcccatcaagtgcagacgagaggcagtgccttcggccaggcccatcaagtgcagacgagaggcagtgcgttcggccaggcccatcaagtgcagaccataggcagtgcgttcggccaggcccatcaagtgcagaccataggcagtgcgttcggccaggcccatcaagtgcagaccataggcagtgcgttcggagaGGCCCATCAAggtcagaccataggcagtgctttcggccaggcccatcaagtgtagaccataggcagtgccttcggccaggcccatcaagtgcagaccataggcagtgcgttcggccaggcccatcaagtgcagaccataggcagtgcgatcggccaggcccatcaagtgcagaccataggcagcgccttcggccaggcccatcaagtgcagacgacagGCAGCGCCTTCGGCCattcccatcaagtgcagacgagaggcagtgcgttcggccaggccatcaagtgcagacgagaggcagtgcgttcggccaggcccatcaagtggagacgagaggcagtgtgttcggccaggcccatcaagtggagacgagaggcagtgcgtaagGCCATGTCCATCAAGTGCCGTGATGAGGCAATGCTTTCGGCCAGGTCCATCAGATCCGGTGGTGAAGCAGTGGAGTTGGCCAGGCCcattagatgtagtcctgtggttggACAAGCCAGCCAGATCAGTTACAGTCAGAAAGGCCAATCAGCCGATTCCGTGTAGTCATCCAGGCAAATGAGGTGTGGAAGTAATGAAGTGGCGTCATCTTAGCCCACCAGGTGCGGCCTTGAGGCAGTATGGTCGCCCAGCCGTATGAGGTGCAGTCgtgtggcagtgctgtcggcaaggcccatcaggtgcagtcgtgtggcagtgctgtcggcaaggcccatcaggagcTGTCTCGATGCACTGATGTTGGCAaggaccatcaagtgcagacgagaggcagtgcgttcggccaggcccatcaagtgcagacgagaggcagtgcgttcggccagacccatcaagtgcagacgagaggcagtgcgttcggccaggcccatcaattgcagacgagaggcagtgcgttcggccaggagcgtcaagtgcagacgagaggcagtgcgttcggccaggcgcatctagtgcagacgagaggcagtgcgttcggcctggcccatcaagtgcagaccataggcagtgcgtttgGCCAGGCCCATCAaatgcagaccataggcagtgcgttcggccaggcccatcaagtgcagaccatatgcagtgcgttcggccattcCCATCatgtgcagaccataggcagtgcgttcggccaggcccatcaagtgcagaccataggcagtgcgttcggccaggcccatcaagtgcagaccatatgcagtgcgttcggccattcccatcaagtgcagaccataggcagtacGTTCGGCCAGACCCGTCAAGTGCAGACGAGaatcagtgcgttcggccaggcccgtcaattgcagacgagaggcagtccgttcggccaggcccgtcaagtgcagacgagaggcagtgcgttcggccaggcccgtcaagtgcagacttgaggcagtgcgttcggccaggcccgtcaactgcagacgagaggcagtgcgttcggccaggcccgtcaactgcagacgagaggcagtgcgttcggccaggcccgtcaagtgcagacgagaggcagtgcgttcggccaggcgcatctagtgcagacgagaggcagtgcgttcggccaggcccatcaagtgcagaccataggcagtgcgttcggccaggcccatcaagtgcagaccataggcagtgcgttcggccaggcccatcaagtgcagaccataggcagtgcgttcggccaggcccatcaagtgcagaccataggcagtgcgttcggccaagtccatcaagtgcagaccataggcagtgcgttcggccaggcccatcaactgcagaccataggcagtgcgttcggccaggcccatcaaatgcagaccataggcagtgcgttcgcccaggcccatcaagtgcagaccataggcagtgcgttcggccaggcccatcaagtgcagaccataggcagtgcgttcggccaggatcatcaagtgcagaccataggcagtgcgttcggccaggcccatcaagtgcagaccataggcagtgcgttcggccaggcccatcaagtgcagaccataggcagtgcgttcggccaggcccatcaaggtcAGACCACAGGCAGTgctttcggccaggcccatcaaggtcAGACCACAGGCAGTgctttcggccaggcccatcaagtgcagaccataggcagtgctatCGGCCAGGCCCAtccagtgcagacgagaggcagtgccttcggccaggcccatccagtgcagacgagaggcagtgccttcggccaggcccatcaagtgcagacgagaggcagtgccttcggccaggcccatcaagtgcagacgagaggcagtgccttcggccaggcccatcaagtgcagacgagaggcagtgccttcggccaggcccatcaagtgcagacgagaggcagtgccttcggccaggcccatcaagtgcagacgagaggcagtgccttcggcgaggcccatcaagtgcagacgagaggcagtgccttcggccaggcccatcaagtgcagacgagaggcagtgccttcggccaggccaatcaagtgcagacgagaggcagtgccttcggccaggcccatcaagtgcagacgagaggcagtgccttcggccaggcccatcaagtgcagacgagaggcagtgccttcggccaggcccatcaagtgcagacgagaggcagtgccttcggccaggcccatcaagtgcagccgagaggcagtgcgttcggccaggcccatcaagtgcagccgagaggcagtgcgttcggccaggcccatcaagtgcagccgagaggcagtgcgttcggccaggcccatcaagtgcagccgagaggcagtgcgttcggccaggcccatcaagtgcagccgagaggcagtgcgttcggccaggcccatcaagtgctgacgagaggcagtgcgttcggccaggcccatcaagtgcagacgagaggcagtgcgttcggccaggcccatcaagtgcagacgagaggcagtgcgttcggccaggcccatcaagtgcagaccataggcagtgcgttcggccaggcccatctagtgcagaccataggcagtgcgttcggag
Protein-coding sequences here:
- the LOC126330732 gene encoding uncharacterized protein LOC126330732, encoding MVAQPHEVQLCGSAVGKAYQVQSCGSAVGKAHQELSRCTDVGKDHQVQTRGSAFGQAHQVQTRSSASGQDHQAHQVQTIGSAFGQAHQVQTIGSAFGQDHQVQTIGSAFGQDHQVQTRGSAFGQAHQLQTRGSAFGQAHQLQTRGSAFGQAHQLQTRGSAFGQAHQLQTRGSAFGQAHQLQTRGSAFGQAHQLQTRGSAFGQAHQVQTRGSAFGQAHQVQTRGSAFGQAHQVQTIGSAFGQAHQVQSIGSAFGQAHQVQTIGSAFGQAHQGQTIGSAFGQAHQVQTRGSAFGQAHQVQTIGSAFGQAHQVQAIGSAFGQTHQAQTRGSAFGQAHQVQTRGSAFGQAIKCRREAVRSARPIKCRREAVRSARPIKCRREAVCSARPIKCRREAVRSARPIKWRREAVRSAMSIKCRDEAMLSARSIRSGSEAVELARPIRCSPVVRQASQISYSQKSQSGDSV